A stretch of the Saccharolobus caldissimus genome encodes the following:
- a CDS encoding DNA cytosine methyltransferase, protein MGQIGVVDLFSGAGGFSLGFKNLGIEPKLAIDISHAATRTYSVNFPYTIVIEDDIRNINGHEILKMVGEDIDIVIGSPPCEPFTAANPLRMKDPLERLYNDDRGNLTLEFIRLIGEIKPKIFIMENVPGIIETSSLREALLNEFRRVGYDKIFFNILHAEHYGNPSRRVRVFISNIPIRPKRLNKKVTVYDAIHDLDGNFNIPNNEIGELNEKKVLEISKIGYKEFLTMYRGSGGKNIPIYIRLDPYDIAPTVLGNSRFIHPFHDRFLTVREQARLMSYPDYHIFLGSKDEQYNQVGESVPVVLSTAIAKETLGILNEGTIFRPS, encoded by the coding sequence TTGGGGCAAATAGGAGTAGTTGACTTATTTTCTGGTGCAGGAGGTTTTTCCTTAGGATTTAAAAATTTAGGAATAGAACCTAAGTTGGCAATAGATATTAGTCATGCGGCTACTAGAACATATTCTGTAAATTTCCCTTATACAATAGTAATAGAAGATGATATAAGAAATATTAATGGACATGAAATATTAAAAATGGTAGGTGAAGATATTGACATAGTAATAGGAAGTCCTCCATGTGAACCCTTCACAGCTGCTAACCCTTTAAGAATGAAAGATCCCTTAGAAAGGCTTTATAATGATGATAGAGGTAATCTAACTTTAGAATTTATTAGACTTATAGGTGAAATTAAACCTAAAATATTTATAATGGAAAATGTTCCAGGAATTATAGAAACAAGTTCACTAAGAGAAGCATTACTTAATGAATTTAGAAGAGTTGGATACGATAAAATATTCTTTAACATACTACATGCAGAACATTATGGAAATCCATCTAGACGTGTAAGGGTTTTTATTTCAAATATTCCAATAAGACCTAAGAGATTAAACAAAAAGGTAACAGTATATGATGCGATACATGATTTAGATGGAAATTTTAACATACCTAACAATGAAATTGGTGAGTTAAATGAGAAAAAAGTTCTAGAAATTTCAAAGATAGGATATAAAGAGTTTTTAACGATGTATAGAGGAAGCGGAGGAAAGAATATACCAATATATATTAGGCTTGATCCTTATGATATAGCACCTACAGTATTAGGTAATTCAAGATTTATACACCCTTTTCATGATAGGTTTTTAACGGTAAGAGAACAAGCTAGATTAATGAGCTATCCAGACTATCATATATTTCTTGGAAGTAAAGATGAGCAATACAATCAGGTAGGGGAATCTGTTCCAGTAGTCTTATCTACCGCTATAGCTAAAGAAACTTTGGGTATTTTAAATGAAGGAACTATATTTAGGCCTTCATAA
- a CDS encoding RecB-family nuclease, with amino-acid sequence MKELYLGLHNVTSSQKLIDFSKIAFGIKHVKYLVVTKVGGTAAQSGIPEISKIAFKQNKAIIVLPDLKDAIDLIQPDVTLLISQRAEKTLDLNKILNYNKILVVFSGIEGNGFNKIEQSLGEYTKILDDVPELGPASLASFFLCKYLALINGKV; translated from the coding sequence ATGAAGGAACTATATTTAGGCCTTCATAATGTAACTAGTAGTCAAAAACTAATTGATTTTTCAAAAATAGCTTTTGGGATAAAACATGTAAAATATTTAGTAGTTACAAAAGTTGGTGGGACAGCTGCGCAATCTGGAATTCCAGAAATTAGCAAGATTGCTTTCAAACAAAATAAAGCAATTATAGTTTTACCAGATTTAAAAGATGCTATAGACTTAATCCAACCAGATGTAACACTTCTCATCTCACAACGCGCAGAAAAGACTTTAGATCTTAACAAAATTCTAAATTATAATAAAATATTAGTAGTTTTTTCTGGAATAGAAGGAAATGGTTTTAACAAAATTGAACAATCTTTAGGGGAATATACAAAAATACTAGACGATGTACCAGAATTAGGACCTGCTAGTTTGGCCTCGTTTTTCTTATGTAAGTACCTAGCATTAATTAATGGCAAAGTTTAA
- a CDS encoding transcription factor S: MKFCPKCNSLMVPRKINGKNIYKCTKCGYEEETAHSITVTTKVKHSVKEKTLVLEQEEMPTGAQKIKGILCPVCGNDEAYFWILQTRRADEPPTRFYKCTKCGKVWREYE, translated from the coding sequence ATGAAGTTCTGCCCTAAATGTAACTCTCTCATGGTTCCTAGAAAGATTAATGGAAAGAACATATATAAATGTACAAAATGCGGCTATGAAGAAGAAACTGCACATTCGATAACAGTAACCACTAAAGTAAAACATTCCGTTAAAGAGAAAACCTTAGTTTTAGAACAAGAGGAAATGCCAACTGGCGCACAAAAAATAAAGGGAATACTATGTCCAGTATGTGGTAATGATGAAGCGTACTTTTGGATATTACAGACTAGAAGAGCTGACGAACCACCCACCAGATTTTATAAATGTACAAAATGCGGTAAGGTATGGAGGGAATACGAGTAA
- a CDS encoding DNA-directed RNA polymerase subunit M, protein MKVESRIAILTKSNSIYVLCVFRGNFLEKIFLDYKEENIIAKIQSSTIINEIRYSNIGIGEYYNERKIEEMCEIIANKVSEKLNSDKVNF, encoded by the coding sequence TTGAAAGTAGAATCTAGAATAGCGATATTAACTAAAAGTAATTCCATATATGTTCTATGTGTATTTAGGGGAAATTTTTTAGAAAAAATATTTCTAGATTATAAAGAAGAAAATATAATTGCGAAAATACAATCATCAACAATAATTAATGAAATTAGATATTCTAATATAGGAATAGGCGAATATTACAATGAAAGAAAAATAGAAGAAATGTGTGAAATTATAGCCAATAAGGTATCGGAAAAGTTAAATAGTGATAAAGTTAATTTTTAA
- a CDS encoding DNA-directed RNA polymerase subunit L has product MEIKIIKNENNYLELELEGEDHTIGNLISGTLRKIKGVTFASYYQSHPLLDKIVIKVLTDGSITPKEALLKAIEMIKSISTEYLNEIKGLTY; this is encoded by the coding sequence GTGGAAATCAAAATTATTAAAAATGAAAATAATTATTTGGAATTAGAATTAGAAGGGGAAGATCATACAATTGGCAATTTGATTTCTGGTACACTAAGGAAAATTAAGGGAGTAACTTTCGCGTCATATTACCAATCTCATCCGTTATTAGACAAAATTGTAATTAAAGTACTAACTGATGGAAGCATAACACCTAAAGAAGCTTTACTAAAGGCAATAGAGATGATAAAGAGTATTTCTACAGAATATTTAAATGAAATCAAGGGATTAACTTATTGA
- a CDS encoding exosome complex RNA-binding protein Csl4 gives MRVQGELTLPGEELAVIEEFMPGDGTYEFDGTIRAAVIGKIFYDMLNRKSNVLGIKKNLFQNLKKAKYVIGIVNVTKEDVALVSVLGIEEKSIQPPISAYLHISQISNKKLNSITDAIRVGDIIKAKPLSYSFPLPLTVKLKDLGVIYAKCSRCGAVLFKQDENNLKCYRCGNIEQRKIGSYMVRKSGNQNY, from the coding sequence ATGAGAGTGCAAGGAGAGTTAACATTACCTGGAGAAGAACTAGCGGTAATCGAAGAGTTCATGCCAGGTGATGGAACATATGAATTTGATGGAACTATAAGAGCTGCAGTAATAGGTAAGATATTCTATGATATGTTAAATAGAAAAAGTAATGTATTAGGGATAAAAAAGAATCTTTTTCAAAATCTGAAAAAAGCTAAATATGTCATAGGAATAGTGAATGTTACAAAAGAGGATGTCGCGCTTGTCTCTGTGCTAGGAATAGAAGAAAAAAGTATACAGCCACCTATATCTGCTTATTTGCATATTTCACAAATCTCAAATAAAAAATTAAATAGTATAACTGATGCAATAAGAGTTGGGGATATAATTAAAGCTAAGCCATTATCATATAGCTTTCCATTACCTCTAACAGTGAAATTGAAAGATCTGGGAGTAATATATGCTAAATGCTCTAGATGTGGTGCAGTATTATTTAAACAAGACGAAAACAATTTAAAATGTTACAGATGTGGAAATATTGAGCAAAGAAAAATAGGCTCTTATATGGTGAGGAAAAGTGGAAATCAAAATTATTAA
- the dph2 gene encoding diphthamide biosynthesis enzyme Dph2, with product MSYNFDEERIIHEIEARNAKKVLLQFPEGLKYFSIEIVNKLRKKIPNVDFIISGEPSWGACDIAEDEAIQIGADLIVHFGHTPYTWYYPKFPTVFINAESTIKLTNEALEDLVKKISKYNGNKISLTATLQHIKMLQEVKSFLENMGYEVVIGKPSSKFMFDGQVLGCDYKAAEVPADIYVIISGGMFHALGLGLSTNKPTIKLDPYLQKSEDVTNEVNRILKIRYGKIMQAMDKRNWVIIQGIKVGQNRPLMVKYFYDELTKRGYNVYIVTNKVLTIDVLRNIDRSYIDVYLVTSCPRLPIDDLYNYEKPVLTPGEAKMIINNNFERYIFPW from the coding sequence TTGAGTTATAATTTTGACGAGGAAAGAATAATTCACGAGATAGAGGCAAGGAATGCAAAAAAAGTCTTACTTCAATTTCCAGAAGGATTAAAATATTTTTCTATTGAGATAGTTAATAAACTGAGAAAAAAGATTCCAAATGTTGATTTCATTATCTCCGGAGAACCAAGCTGGGGAGCTTGTGACATAGCAGAAGATGAGGCAATACAAATCGGAGCAGATTTAATAGTACATTTTGGACACACACCATATACTTGGTATTATCCAAAATTTCCTACAGTATTCATTAACGCCGAAAGTACTATTAAATTAACTAATGAGGCTCTAGAAGATTTGGTTAAAAAAATAAGTAAATATAATGGGAATAAAATATCTTTAACAGCTACATTACAACATATAAAGATGCTACAAGAGGTTAAGTCATTTTTAGAAAATATGGGATATGAAGTAGTAATAGGAAAACCATCAAGTAAATTTATGTTCGATGGGCAAGTTTTAGGATGTGACTATAAGGCAGCGGAAGTTCCAGCTGATATATATGTTATAATATCAGGTGGGATGTTTCATGCCTTAGGCTTAGGCTTAAGTACAAATAAACCTACTATAAAACTTGATCCTTATTTACAGAAAAGTGAAGATGTAACCAACGAGGTCAATAGAATATTAAAAATTAGATATGGAAAAATAATGCAAGCTATGGACAAAAGAAATTGGGTGATAATCCAAGGAATAAAGGTTGGACAAAATAGACCACTTATGGTAAAATATTTTTATGACGAGTTAACAAAAAGAGGTTATAATGTATATATTGTTACAAATAAGGTACTTACTATAGATGTATTAAGAAATATAGATAGAAGTTATATAGATGTATATTTAGTCACTTCTTGTCCTAGATTACCAATTGATGACCTATATAATTATGAAAAACCAGTTCTTACACCCGGTGAAGCTAAAATGATTATAAATAATAACTTCGAACGATACATTTTTCCATGGTGA